GAGCGCCTGAGTTCTCAAAGGTTATTCCCGGAGGTAACTCACCATCTATGGCTACATAATTAACTCCTACCTTTTCCAAGACATTACCATTGTGCAGAACCCGGTCAATATATATAGCGTCTTCACTACTTTCACCAACCGTCCAAATTCCCTTATGGTCACGATTCCAGGACTGTTCAGAAAACTTTTTACCATCTAACAGTTCCAGCGCTTGGCAAGTATTATCAAACATCTGTCTGAAATACTTGTCGATTACTCCACGCATTTTTGAGTGTTGTGTAACTGATCTTTCGAGAATATCGGTCATACTTATCTCCCCACTATTGATGAAGTACGTCTATATATGTGTAACTATTTGCCCAAAATCATGAGTGCTATACAAGTGAAACCAAGATTAATTTTTCGATTTCACAACCGTAAGCTTGCACCCAAAACAAATTCTTCTGATCTGTGGTTATCTGTGGTTCTAATTTCTTCCCGGCGCTCACACCAAAGCATTACTTCACATCAAGCGGTTGCTTTATTTTCTCCTGATTGGATGCCAAAAAATCAGCCTGAGACTTTTGCAGAAACTGGCGAAAAGTAATATCTAAAGCATCCGCCGCCACATGAAGTTCCTCTGATATTTGCGGCATTGATTGAGACTGTAAAGTTGAAACTACTACGGTGTCTTCTTGGGCTAACTTATGGTCAATTTTTCGGAAGAAGCCATCTAACCAAGGTAGGGGTAAAATATTGCGATATAAAACGCGTTTAACACGAGTTCTATTTTCATCAATGGGCAGGTGAGCAACTAAAATGCCAAACTTAATATCAAATCTGCTCCCTCGACCGACACTAATTTCTGCGAGCGTAACATTAGGTAGATATAAAGTCAATTTGGTTTTCAATTCTGGTCGTCCACCCAGTAAAAAGTTCAAGAAACTTTTCGAGTTACCTAAAGATTCATAGTTAACATTAGCAACTGCACCCCAATCATATTTATCAACTTGATATTTAATAGTTGTATTGATGGGGATTCTCTGACCAAATGATTTTTTATGAACTGCAATCACATGGGTAAAATCAAGATTAGCTTCCATGAGACGAGCATAGTTAGCATTATCTATACCATCATCGTACACAGGACGCATAGTCGCGACCATGTATTCTGGAAAAGTCGGTAAAGGAGGACGTTCAGCATCTGGTAAGTCTCCATAAAACAGCCAGACAAAACCATATTTTTCCTTAACTGAGTAGTGATTAACACGAGCTTTTTTAGGAATAGGCGTTTCAGTCCCATTAGAAGGAATTTCCACACATTCACCATCAGCTTGAAATTTCCATCCATGATAAGGACAACGAAGACAATCTTTTTCAATCCAACCAAGAGACAAAGCCGCACCGCGATGAGGACATTTATCATCTAAAGCTACTATTTGTCCTTGAGAGTTGCGATAAAGCACAAATCTTTGATTGAACATCAAAACTTGCTTTGGCTTATTGGTAATTGCCGAACTAAATTCACAAGCATACCAAAAGTCCTTCAACATATTTGTCTCCTATTCTTTTTAGATATCTTGTCTTAGTGGTTTTATATCAACTTACACTAGCCAAATTCACTTCAACACAATACACAATATATGGTAAGCAGAATTTAACATAGTTTTCACATTCATCCAGAGCAAATTCACTGGCGATTCGCTGCACTATAGGTAAAGTTATTTCAGTCAATACAACCAGCGCTGCAATATACTGTAATTCTAATTTCTGAATGCGGTGTCAAAATGTTGTATTTGATTTTTTTGAAAGTTATCTGATGCGATTTTATTAGCCTTTAAGCCCCAGCCCATAGCTAAATATTTCTGACGAAGTTGGCGATAATTAAGGGTAAAAGCATCAGCATTTACATGAACTTCTGTTGATAAACTCTCAGGTATAACTTTGGGATATTGTGACTCGCTAACAGTAATATCTTCGCCATGAATCTTAGTATAGTATTTTAAAAATATCCCATCTAACCAAGAGTAGCGTAGGAAACTGCGGAAATGGATTCGCTTACTTATCGTTGTGTTTTCATCAACAGGAAGATGAATAGCAAAGTTGACAATTTTGATGCTATTAGAACTAGTTTCCAGTTTAGTAATATTGGGCAAGTAGAAGGTGCATTTTAAGTTGATGTCTGTGCTTTTTTCTCTAAAAAATAGCTTGAATAAACCTTTTGGTTTAGTGTAATTTTTGTATTTACTTTTAGCACTAATACCCCAGGATTCATCTTGAATATCATACATTTCAAACCTGGAATCCTCAGCGAATCCCGCTCCAAAAGAATTAGCATGAACTATCGGTGAATGGGATACATCTAGAGCATTTTCTATAACTCTAGTATAGTGAGTATTTACTGAAAAATCTAAAAAAGAACGATGTAAATTCGGATCGTCAAACTCTGGTAACGCAGGAATTGGTGGACGTTCTGATTCTGGCAAATCTCCATAAAATAGCCAGATGAAACCATATTTTTCTTGTACTGGATAGCTGTTTACATTAGCTTTCTTCGGAATAGGTACACCAATATCATTAGAAGGAATTTGCACACATTTTCCATCAGCTTGAAATTTCCATCCATGATAAGGACAACGAATACAGTTGTCTTCTAGCCAGCCCATAGATAATGCTGCACCGCGATGAGAACACTGGTCTTTCAATACAACTACTTGTCCTTGCGAATTACGATAGAGGACAAACTTTTGATTTAACATCGCAATTTGCTGCGGATTTTTAGTAACAGCAGAACTAAATTCACAAGCGTACCAGAAGTTTTTTAGCATCCCTAATTTCCTAAACCTTGAATTAAAGTGGTTTTTTATACTAAATTGCGGTTGAAGAAGACTGAGTTTCTAAAGCTATTGCAAAATCTAACTGAACTTTTGGCTTGTAGTGAGTGCTTTAGCGCTCAAAGATTTTTTCGAGTATTTTCTGTGCTTGGTTTTACAACAATCATTTGGTTTTGTTTTGATTAAAAGTATTGATTGCAGGGTAAATTAGCCAAATTCAGGAAAATTTAGCGGCTGTTGCGATTCTGATATGTGTTTTCTCAATCTGACACTTTCTGGCTTCTATTGCCTTTGTTGTGTGTCACCCCTTGGAGAGAGTTACTTCTCTTTCTTTGGGTATAGGTGATACTATACCAATGCATTGGTGCATTAGTCAACTAATGAATAATTTTCCCCGATGAACCATTACACCAATAAACTAGTGAATAAGTTTATTAGCTGGAGTATAGTGTGGCACAAGGAGAAGCTTCGATTCGGGTTTACCTACCCCCTGACATCAAAGACAGGTTTAAAACAATTTGCTTTTTTAAAGGATTGAATATGTCTGACGTTTCTGCTGAACTTATTGAAGATTGGTTAGCTAAAAATGACATGGAACTGCCAAATTCCCAGAAAACCTCATCAGCGCCCACAGGTAAAAAGAGTGATAAGTCAGCATGATTTAAGAAAGTTGATTAAAAAACCTGCACCTCTAATTGTTATGGTGCTTGGGCTGTGTAGT
This genomic interval from Nodularia sp. LEGE 06071 contains the following:
- a CDS encoding aromatic ring-hydroxylating dioxygenase subunit alpha is translated as MLKDFWYACEFSSAITNKPKQVLMFNQRFVLYRNSQGQIVALDDKCPHRGAALSLGWIEKDCLRCPYHGWKFQADGECVEIPSNGTETPIPKKARVNHYSVKEKYGFVWLFYGDLPDAERPPLPTFPEYMVATMRPVYDDGIDNANYARLMEANLDFTHVIAVHKKSFGQRIPINTTIKYQVDKYDWGAVANVNYESLGNSKSFLNFLLGGRPELKTKLTLYLPNVTLAEISVGRGSRFDIKFGILVAHLPIDENRTRVKRVLYRNILPLPWLDGFFRKIDHKLAQEDTVVVSTLQSQSMPQISEELHVAADALDITFRQFLQKSQADFLASNQEKIKQPLDVK
- a CDS encoding aromatic ring-hydroxylating oxygenase subunit alpha, whose protein sequence is MLKNFWYACEFSSAVTKNPQQIAMLNQKFVLYRNSQGQVVVLKDQCSHRGAALSMGWLEDNCIRCPYHGWKFQADGKCVQIPSNDIGVPIPKKANVNSYPVQEKYGFIWLFYGDLPESERPPIPALPEFDDPNLHRSFLDFSVNTHYTRVIENALDVSHSPIVHANSFGAGFAEDSRFEMYDIQDESWGISAKSKYKNYTKPKGLFKLFFREKSTDINLKCTFYLPNITKLETSSNSIKIVNFAIHLPVDENTTISKRIHFRSFLRYSWLDGIFLKYYTKIHGEDITVSESQYPKVIPESLSTEVHVNADAFTLNYRQLRQKYLAMGWGLKANKIASDNFQKNQIQHFDTAFRN